In the Candidatus Binatia bacterium genome, ATCGGGCCGCCCTGTCGCCGAGGCAGCGAAGACCGCCGGTGACTCCGCGCAGTACGATCCGCGTCGCCCTCGTTGCCATCGTGACACAACGCCGCCACGCTGCGACGGAATCTTTCCATCGAGACGCCACCCGCAGGGGCGATCGCCCGTGGACTTCGGTTACGGCGCAGGCGCTCGCCCGATTGTTAAAGCTCAGCCAGCTCTTGATCGAGAGGGAGTGGCCGCCATCGTTGGAGCAAGGCGTCGATCCCGGCGAACACGAACGAGGCTGCCAGCAGCGCAATTAAGGGCAAGAAACCAAAGTGGTCGATGGAGATGTGGTACGTGGCTAAGGCCACGACGAGCCCCACCACGGTGCCAACAACACCTGCACCTACGAGATAAGCAATGGGGACGCGAAGACCCAACACCCGACAAAACACGAGGAAGAAGGTTGTCAGAGCAAGGGCACCGAAGAAGTAGTACGGAATCAAAATTAGATAGTGCAGCACGGCAGTGTGCCTCCTTATGTGTCGTCACCAGCCCGCAAGCCGCGCAGCTCGCTCGCGGTGGTAGTGCGCGTCGCCGAGAAAGCCGCGATCGAAAATTGCCCGGCGGAACCAGAGGTGCAAATCGAATTCCCACGTGAATCCGATGCCGCCGTGCAGCTCCGTGGCGTCGCGGGTGATGCGATCGTAAAGGTCGCTGAGGTGGGCCTTGACCATGGCCGCATGCCGCTCCGCTTGATCGCGGATGTGGTCGTAGGCGTGTGCGGCATACCACCACAGGGAGAGCGCCGGCTCCAATTCGCAAGCCATGTTCGCGAGCTGGTGTTTCACCGCTTGGAACGCGCCGATGACTTGCCCAAATTGCTCGCGCGTTTTCGCGTAATTCACCGCCATCTCCAAGCAGCGCTTCGAACCCCCAAAGGCGTCCGCAGCGATGAGAATACAGCCAGCATCGATAGCGCGCTGCAAACCTGTGGGAGGACCCTCGAGCGGGACTGCGGGTGTGCGGTCGAAACGCACGTGCTGGACCTTGCGGGTCATGTCCACTACCGTAAGGTTCGTCACCGTGATCCCGGGTGCGTCGCGCTCTACACGGAACAAGCCGACGCCACCCCCCGGAGTCCGTGCCCCCACGAACAAGGCTTGCGCTACATTAGCACAGGGCACGAACAACTTTTGCCCGGTGAGCGAGTGTCCGTCGAAGGTCGTCCGCCACTGTTGTGGGTCCCACTGGCTGCCCGCTTCACCCCAAGCCACGCTGCCGAGGCTCGTGCCTTCTGCCATCGCTGGAAGCCAGGCTTTTTGCTGAGCGGCGCTTGCCCCCTCCAGCACGCAAATGGTGGCGAGCGCATGAGCGAGAAATGGCCCCGGGGTGCATGCGTAACCGAGTTCTTCCGCGGCCAGCGCCAGGTCGAGGAGTTCGAGTCCCGCGCCTCCGTGCTCGGGCGGCACCATCAGGCCAGCCACTCCGAGATTGCACAGCCCACTCCACAGCTCGGGATCGTGCGCCGTTTCGGTTTCCATGATGGCGCGCACGCGCGTGGTGGGGCACTGCTCCGCGAGGAAACGCCGCAGGGTCGACTGAAAGAGTACCTGATCAGATGACAAACCGAAGTCCATGGCGACTCAAGCCTCCTTAGCTTCCGCGCCGCGGCTGCGCTGCACGGCCGGGTCGCGCGGCAAGCCCAACCCTCGCTCGGCAATCACGTTGCGCTGAATGTTGGCGGTGCCGCCGGCAATCAAGATACCGAGCGACCACATGTAAGCGGTAATAAACATGCCCATTGCCGGCGCCTCGCTCTCTCCTGGGGCGAGCAAGCCCCGGTCGGACAGGAGATCCATCGCTAAGCGAGCCACATCGTAGCCGAGTGTAGTCCCGTAGAGTTTCGTCACCAAGCCGGCGATTCCAGGGTCTTCCCCGCGCGCCTGCATGGTGAGCAGCCGGTAACCGTGATAGCGATTGGCAAGCACTTTCGTTTCCAGCTCCACCAGCCGAGCGCGGACAATCGGGTCTTGGATGGCCGGCCGTCCGTGCAGCTCGAGCGCTTGCGCCAAGAAGCGGGCGCCTTCCAACACGCGCTCGCTCAGCAGCGCACTACCGATGAGGTTGCGTTCGTGCTTCAGGGTGGAGCGGCTCACCACCCAGCCTTGGCCGCGCTGACCCACGAGGTTTGCCACCGGCACGCGTACGTTATCGAAGAAAACCTCGTTGAAATCGGCTTCACCGGTCATTTGGCGAAGCGGGCGCACGCTGATGCCAGGGCTTTTCATATCGATCAGTAAGTAACTGATGCCTTCGTGCTTGGGTTTGTCCGGATCGGTGCGTACCAAGGCGAACATCCAGTCTGCGGTGTCGGCGTTGGAAGTCCAAATTTTGTGACCGTTAACGACGAAGAAGTCGCCGTCGAGCTCCGCACGCGTACGCAAAGAGGCCAGATCGCTCCCGGCGCCCGGTTCGCTGTAGCCCTGGCACCACTGGATCTTGCCGAGCAGCGTGTCGCGGATGAAGCGTTGCTTTTGCTCTTCGGTGCCGTGTTCGAGCAAGGTCGGCACGAGCATGCTGGGTCCTTGCCCAATTAGCTCGCCGGGAGCCTCGGCCTTGCGGAATTCCTCTTGGATGATGGCCGACTTCAATGGGTCGAACGGTTGTTCGCTGCCTCCGTACCGGCGTGGCACGTGGCGGTACAAGTATCCGCGTGCGATGGCCGCCAGGCGGAAGCGAGTCGCCCGCTCGTCAGTGCGGATCGCGGTTCCCAAGCTCATTCCCCGTGGGTTCACCGGTGGCGCGCTGGCGCGGTCCTCGTCTGTCCAGTGTGTTGCCAAAAACTCGCGCACTTCTTGGCGAAACGTTTCGTACTCCGGGCGAAAGCGTAAGTCCATGGCAGCAAAGTTCTCCTTGAGTCCGCGGGATTATCGGATGTTCATCCGTGGTACAACCTACCCAGCCACGATCGCGGGCACGCCAAAAAAAAACGGCGGTGGCCGATTGTGGCGGCCACCGCCGTGCGCATGCGAGCTTAGTGCTCGGTTACTGCGCCACGAGGATGTTGGTGACCTCGATGTCTCCCAGCGTTTGCTGGCCAAGCGCTGTGAAGGCACCGCCGAGGGTGAATCCGTTAATATTGCCGGCGCTCAGGTTGGCACAACTCGCCGGTGCTCCCTGCACGCACTTGGGTGCAGCCGGGTACGACGGGTCATCGTTCTTGCACAGCACCGTGGCGCACGCCTGTCCAGTGGTGAACACCAAGGGGTTGGGTGTGCCACGCGATGACGGCGGGTCGGCATCCGTGCAGAACGAAGGCTGACACGCGCCGAGGGAGGTACCGATACCAATAGCATTTACGATCAAGGCACTTCCCGGCCCGCCTTGGCCAGACAAGCTTAGTTGCACCGGACCACCTGGGTCGCCTTCACAGCTATCCTGGGTGACAGCCACGTTCACACCGCTCAAACTTTGGCAACCCACCACACCGGCAGCGGAATTGCCCGGGCCGAACACGGCTGTGCAGGGCCGTGTTTCGGGACATTGTGCTGGTTGGGAAGCAAAGCCCGTGGTGCACGACTCGACGAACGCTCCGTTTTGGTCGAAAATCGCCCCGCCGCAGGTCTTGTACTCCGCTCCGCGCACACATGCGCAAGCCAAGGTGGAGATCGGAATCTGTTCGAATTGCACGCTAGCCGCGGGAATGACGGCGGTAATTCGCCCGTTGCGCTCTTTGCCGATCTTGAGCTCCTGCGAGCCCTTCAAGGACAACCCCAGGACCAGTGGGTCACCGTGAACCACCGCACCGCTCGTTCCAGGCTGGAGGGTTTGATCCGCATTCACAACACCCGGCACCAGGGAGTACGTGACGGTTTGCTCCGTGGTGCAGTTGGCTGCGCAGCCATCGCCACCAAAAGTCCGGCAAGCCACACAGGTACCACCACCCGGGCAGTCGTCGTTCGAATTGCAGAAGGTGTAAGGCTTCTCGCCACCGTCGCAAACGCCTTTGTACTCATCGTTACCCGTAAAACAGTCAGAATCCTTGGTACAAGCCGTGCCCGACTTCGCTGTGCCGACGCAAATGCCACCGTCGTCGCACTCTTCGTCGCCCTCGCGCTGGCCATTACCGCAGACGGCTTCGCCGCCAGGCAGCTCCACGCACTGGCTCGTGAGGAGACTGTTTACCGCTTGGATGATCTCGTCGATGGTAACTTGGTTGTCGCCGTTCGGATCGGCAACTGGGCAAGCCGACACCTGCTGGGCTCCGAGGGCTATGTTCACCATGGTAATGATTTCATCCACAGTGACTTGTTGATCGCCGTTACAATCGCCCAAACAGCGACGTTGCGCCGTCGCCGGTGATGCGCCGAGCAGCGCCACCAACGCTGCTGCCGTCACCAGCGCCCGACCATGCTCCCACCCAAACCATACTCTCCGTTTGCGCATAACCACTCTCCTTCCCTGAAGAAAATCCATTCCTGTGCCTCCCAGACTTGGTTGCCGTGATGCTGGTTTTCGGCTCTGCGGGTCCTCGCTATCCCACATGCGCCATCTCTTTGCAATAAACGTCACTGCGAGGTCAAGACGGTTGCGAACAAATCTCCTCTACGAGCCAGTTTCGCTGGATGGATCAGCTCCGTGCCGCCAAATAAGGCGGGGGGAAGGCAGTGCGACGTAGAAGAACGATCGGGTGCGCAACCGCGCTCGCTGGGGTGGCCGTCCTGGCCGCGTTGCTATTTTGGCAACGCCAGCCAATTCTTGTAGCGATCGGCGGGTTCTTGGTGGTGCAGGATGTTCCGACGAAAAGCGACGCCATCGTGGTGTTGTCTGGCTCTGTTCCGGATCGCATCCTCGAAGCAGTGGATTTGTACCACGCCGGACTCGCCCCGCGGCTGCTCCTGACCCGAGAAGGGCGTTTGCCCGGGTTGGACGAGCTGAGACGGCGGGGAGTCGCTTTGCCCGAGCGCCATGAGCAAAACCGCGACATTGCTTTGGCACTGGGAGTGCCGGTAGAAAACATCGAGGTGATCGAGCGGCGGGCAACGAGCACCTTGGCCGAGGCTCGCGAGCTCGTGGCGCTGCTGCAGAAGCAGGGGATGCAGCGAGTGCTGTTAGTGACCTCGCGAGCTCATGCCCGGCGGGCGCGGGTGATTTTCCGCACGCTTGCCGCGGGGCATCCGGAAATTCTCGTCGTGCCCTCGCGCTACGACCCGTTCGACCCCCACACTTGGTGGCGCGAGCGCGCATTCCTGCGCCGCGTGGTCACGGAGTATGGCAAGTTGCTAACCTGGTGGCTGTTCGACCAATGGAGGATTGCACGGTAAAAGCCGGCAGCGAAACGGGTGGGCAGGATCGAGGGGCGGTGGTCCCAATTTTTATCGAGGTTCGACCCCCGCAGATCGCGTACTGGAAGTTCCTCTTCGAGTCCTACGAAGAGCTTGCCATCGTGCGCACCCTCGATCGGGAGCGGGCGATCATCGTTGTGCTCGGGTTGCGGGATTTTCTGCCTCACGTGCACGCCATCGTGGCTGAGGCCTGCGTGCGAACCGGGGCACGGCAGGTGCCGCCTCCGGCAGACCTGAGCGGCGACTGGCTCTTGCCGGAGCTTTAAGAACCCGCGCTAGTGCCCTCTGCCGTGCTCCCCTCGGGGCGGGGGCGAGCGAAAACAAACGCGACGCCAATGCTGGCCCCGTAGAGGACGAGCAAGGGTGTCGCCATGAGAAGCTGCGACGCAACGTCGGGGCCAGGAGTGAGCACCGCAGCGGCGATAAAGATCAGGACCACCGCATACCGCCAGTAGCTGAGCATGGTGCGATGCGTGACCACCCCGACGCGGGCAAGGAAGAAGGTGATCACGGGAAGTTCGAAGGTCACCCCAAAGGCCAACAGCATCCGTGCGGTGAACGATAAGTACTCGCTGATCCGCAGCTCCGGCCGTACCCCGATGGTGCCGTACTGCTCGAGGAAGAAGCGGTAGCCCACCGGTAACACAAGCGCGTAACAAAACGCCGCCCCGGCGACGAAGAAAAAGCTGGCGAACAACACAAATGGCAGTGCGTAACGCTTCTCGTGTGGGTAGAGGCCGGGGGCCACAAAGCGCCAAAGTTGATAGAACGTGATGGGACTCGACAGAAAAATGCCCGCAATCAACGCCACTTTAAGCTTGGTAAAAAACGCTTCGACCACACCGGTGCCAATCAAGTTCACCGTGTGGCCGGGGTTGTCGCCAACCAGTAAGCGCGCGCTGTGCAAGGGCTCAGTGAGAAATGCAAACAATACCTCGGCAAATTGGTAACAGAGGAGAAATGCCGCACCGATCCCAGCCAATGACTTTATGAGCCGCCAGCGCAGCTCTTCCAAATGCGCTGTAAGCGGCATTTTCACATCGTCGAGCGACCCTGGCATAGGAACGACGCTCAGGTGGTGGTGTGCGGAATGCCAGAAGCTGGGGATGTGTCGGTGACTCTTCCCTGATCCGCAGATGGAGCATCGCGCGTGACGGTGCCGCTCCCGCGTTCAACCGTTGGCCCTGGCCGAGACGCCCTTTGGTCTGTAAGTTTGGCGCGCTCCGCGGTGCGGATTTCTTCCTCCAACATCCAGCGCGCCCGCTCGATCTCGTTGGTAAGTCCGCTCGTGGCCTTGCGGAGTTCCGCTAACCCTTTGCCCAATGCCCGCGCGATTTCCGGGAGTCGTTGCGGCCCGAGCACGATGAGGGCAACGAGTAGTATGACGAGCAACTCCGGAGTTCCGATCCCAAACATCGCCGCACGCCTGACGATCGACGGTAAAAGAACGCCCCGGAGGT is a window encoding:
- a CDS encoding acyl-CoA dehydrogenase family protein, whose product is MDFGLSSDQVLFQSTLRRFLAEQCPTTRVRAIMETETAHDPELWSGLCNLGVAGLMVPPEHGGAGLELLDLALAAEELGYACTPGPFLAHALATICVLEGASAAQQKAWLPAMAEGTSLGSVAWGEAGSQWDPQQWRTTFDGHSLTGQKLFVPCANVAQALFVGARTPGGGVGLFRVERDAPGITVTNLTVVDMTRKVQHVRFDRTPAVPLEGPPTGLQRAIDAGCILIAADAFGGSKRCLEMAVNYAKTREQFGQVIGAFQAVKHQLANMACELEPALSLWWYAAHAYDHIRDQAERHAAMVKAHLSDLYDRITRDATELHGGIGFTWEFDLHLWFRRAIFDRGFLGDAHYHRERAARLAGW
- a CDS encoding YdcF family protein; amino-acid sequence: MRRRRTIGCATALAGVAVLAALLFWQRQPILVAIGGFLVVQDVPTKSDAIVVLSGSVPDRILEAVDLYHAGLAPRLLLTREGRLPGLDELRRRGVALPERHEQNRDIALALGVPVENIEVIERRATSTLAEARELVALLQKQGMQRVLLVTSRAHARRARVIFRTLAAGHPEILVVPSRYDPFDPHTWWRERAFLRRVVTEYGKLLTWWLFDQWRIAR
- the tatC gene encoding twin-arginine translocase subunit TatC, producing the protein MPLTAHLEELRWRLIKSLAGIGAAFLLCYQFAEVLFAFLTEPLHSARLLVGDNPGHTVNLIGTGVVEAFFTKLKVALIAGIFLSSPITFYQLWRFVAPGLYPHEKRYALPFVLFASFFFVAGAAFCYALVLPVGYRFFLEQYGTIGVRPELRISEYLSFTARMLLAFGVTFELPVITFFLARVGVVTHRTMLSYWRYAVVLIFIAAAVLTPGPDVASQLLMATPLLVLYGASIGVAFVFARPRPEGSTAEGTSAGS
- a CDS encoding acyl-CoA dehydrogenase family protein codes for the protein MDLRFRPEYETFRQEVREFLATHWTDEDRASAPPVNPRGMSLGTAIRTDERATRFRLAAIARGYLYRHVPRRYGGSEQPFDPLKSAIIQEEFRKAEAPGELIGQGPSMLVPTLLEHGTEEQKQRFIRDTLLGKIQWCQGYSEPGAGSDLASLRTRAELDGDFFVVNGHKIWTSNADTADWMFALVRTDPDKPKHEGISYLLIDMKSPGISVRPLRQMTGEADFNEVFFDNVRVPVANLVGQRGQGWVVSRSTLKHERNLIGSALLSERVLEGARFLAQALELHGRPAIQDPIVRARLVELETKVLANRYHGYRLLTMQARGEDPGIAGLVTKLYGTTLGYDVARLAMDLLSDRGLLAPGESEAPAMGMFITAYMWSLGILIAGGTANIQRNVIAERGLGLPRDPAVQRSRGAEAKEA
- a CDS encoding DUF4911 domain-containing protein, encoding MAVRPMEDCTVKAGSETGGQDRGAVVPIFIEVRPPQIAYWKFLFESYEELAIVRTLDRERAIIVVLGLRDFLPHVHAIVAEACVRTGARQVPPPADLSGDWLLPEL
- the tatB gene encoding Sec-independent protein translocase protein TatB; translated protein: MFGIGTPELLVILLVALIVLGPQRLPEIARALGKGLAELRKATSGLTNEIERARWMLEEEIRTAERAKLTDQRASRPGPTVERGSGTVTRDAPSADQGRVTDTSPASGIPHTTT